Within Halopelagius longus, the genomic segment GGGACGGGAACCGTTTGGGTATGTCAGACGACCTGAAGCGGGGGCTGGAAGGCGTTCTCGTCGCCGAGTCGGAACTCAGTCACATCGACGGTGATGCCGGGAAGCTCGTCTACCGGGGCTATACCATCGAGGACTTGGCCCGCAACGCGTCGTACGAGGAGGTCGTCTACCTCCTGTGGCACGGGGAACTCCCGACACGGTCGGAGCTCGAGACGTTCGAAGAGCAGATGAGCGCCGAACGGACGCTCGACGACGACGTGTTGGGCGAGATTCGGAAGCTCGCCGACGCCGACGAGGTGCCGATGGCGGCGCTTCGGACCGTCGTCTCGTCGCTGTCGGCGCACGACGACGACGCCACCTTCGAGGGCGTGACGGACGAGGAGGCCAACATCCGGAAGGCCCGCCGCATCACCTCGAAGATTCCGACGGCGCTTGCCGCGTTCAATCGGCTCCGCAACGGCGAAGAGCCCGTCGAACCGCGCGAGGACCTCGGCCACGCCGCGAACTTCCTCTACATGCTCAACGACGAGGAGCCGGACGAGGTGCTCGCGGAGACGTTCGACATGGCGCTTGTCCTCCACGCCGACCACGGCCTGAACGCCTCGACGTTCTCGGCGATGGTCACCGCCTCCACGCTGTCGGACATGCACAGCGCCGTCACGAGCGCAGTCGGCACGCTCGCGGGGTCGCTCCACGGCGGGGCGAACGCGAACGTGATGAAGATGCTCAAGGAGATAGACGAAAGCGACAAAGACCCCAAGAAGTGGGTCAAAG encodes:
- the citZ gene encoding citrate synthase — protein: MSDDLKRGLEGVLVAESELSHIDGDAGKLVYRGYTIEDLARNASYEEVVYLLWHGELPTRSELETFEEQMSAERTLDDDVLGEIRKLADADEVPMAALRTVVSSLSAHDDDATFEGVTDEEANIRKARRITSKIPTALAAFNRLRNGEEPVEPREDLGHAANFLYMLNDEEPDEVLAETFDMALVLHADHGLNASTFSAMVTASTLSDMHSAVTSAVGTLAGSLHGGANANVMKMLKEIDESDKDPKKWVKDALDEGRRVPGFGHRVYNVKDPRAKILGEKSEELAEASGDTKWYDYSVAIEEYITEEKGLAPNVDFYSASTYYQMGIPVDIYTPIFAMSRVSGWTAHVLEQYEDNRLIRPRARYVGPTDQTFSDVDER